The following are encoded together in the Thermodesulfobacteriota bacterium genome:
- a CDS encoding DNA-3-methyladenine glycosylase I, protein MAGRNKRCDWALGNQILVKYHDEEWGVPQFDDRILFEFLVLEGAQAGLSWMTVLNKRENYRRAFDGFDPSKVARFDKKKVDNLLKDEGIIRNRLKIESSVINAKMLLRVREEYGSFSEYIWRFVDGAPIQNSFRSIKEVPAKTKESISMSKDLLRRGFRFVGPTICYAFMQAVGMVNDHLAGCFRYRQIRSYRAIK, encoded by the coding sequence ATGGCCGGACGAAACAAACGCTGTGACTGGGCTCTAGGCAACCAGATATTGGTAAAATACCACGACGAGGAATGGGGTGTTCCACAATTTGACGACCGGATTCTCTTCGAGTTTCTGGTCTTGGAGGGTGCTCAGGCAGGCTTGAGCTGGATGACCGTGTTGAACAAGCGAGAGAACTATAGAAGGGCATTTGACGGCTTCGACCCCTCGAAAGTAGCACGATTCGACAAAAAAAAGGTGGATAACCTGCTCAAGGATGAGGGCATTATCCGTAACCGATTGAAGATTGAGTCATCCGTCATCAATGCCAAGATGCTTCTCCGGGTGAGGGAAGAATACGGCAGCTTCAGCGAATACATATGGCGGTTTGTCGACGGAGCGCCAATACAAAATTCTTTCCGCTCCATAAAAGAGGTGCCGGCGAAGACAAAGGAATCTATTTCCATGAGTAAAGATTTACTAAGGCGAGGTTTTAGGTTTGTCGGCCCTACGATCTGCTACGCCTTCATGCAGGCAGTAGGCATGGTCAACGATCATCTGGCCGGTTGTTTTCGCTACAGACAGATTCGTAGCTACCGAGCCATTAAGTAG
- a CDS encoding AAA family ATPase: MGKVICVANQKGGVGKTTTVVNLSASLAVAQKKTVIIDFDPQGNATSGVGIDKEKVEKSIYNVIIGDVDIKETILEVDPQNLKGYLGVSPSNPELTGAEVELLNLEGREWKLKEAIEPIVDEYDFVLIDCPPSLSLLTVNALTAADSVLVPVQCEYYAMEGLGQLKRTIALIKQRLNPELEVEGYLLTLFDPRNRLSHMVAKEVKDFFKDEVFETVIPRNVRLAESPSHGLPVLLYDAKSIGARSYISLAQEITSRIGGHQVEKSHIG, translated from the coding sequence ATGGGAAAAGTTATATGCGTTGCCAACCAGAAAGGGGGAGTGGGAAAGACGACTACTGTTGTAAACCTTTCTGCCTCGCTTGCCGTAGCTCAAAAGAAGACAGTAATTATCGACTTTGACCCGCAAGGCAACGCTACCAGCGGAGTCGGTATAGACAAAGAAAAGGTCGAAAAAAGCATCTACAATGTTATAATCGGTGACGTTGATATTAAGGAAACAATCTTAGAGGTAGATCCACAAAATCTAAAGGGGTATCTGGGGGTTTCTCCGTCAAACCCGGAACTTACCGGGGCCGAAGTTGAACTCCTCAATTTAGAAGGAAGAGAATGGAAATTAAAGGAAGCAATAGAACCTATAGTAGACGAATACGATTTTGTACTAATAGATTGTCCCCCTTCACTCAGCCTTCTCACGGTGAATGCCCTCACCGCTGCGGACTCGGTGCTTGTCCCGGTACAATGTGAGTATTATGCAATGGAAGGGCTCGGTCAACTGAAACGAACAATAGCGCTCATCAAACAAAGATTAAACCCGGAGCTGGAGGTTGAAGGCTATCTCCTCACCTTATTCGACCCCAGAAACAGGCTATCCCATATGGTGGCCAAGGAAGTTAAAGACTTTTTCAAGGACGAGGTTTTTGAGACGGTCATACCCAGGAACGTAAGGCTTGCCGAATCACCGAGCCATGGCTTGCCCGTGCTGCTTTACGATGCAAAGTCGATAGGGGCCAGGAGTTATATTTCCCTTGCCCAGGAAATAACGTCCAGGATTGGAGGACACCAGGTTGAAAAAAGCCACATTGGGTAG
- a CDS encoding ParB/RepB/Spo0J family partition protein produces the protein MKKATLGRGLNALIPTEREAHGYTLLNVTEVKPNTFQPRKDFDEQTIEELADSIRENGILQPLIVRKSQGHYEIIAGERRWRAAQKAGLAKIPVIIKEVSNREALELALVENLQREDLNPIEEATAYEQLIEDFGLTHEEISKRIGKERSTITNQLRLLKLPDEVKEALISGEITAGHARAILGLQSSGKTRDVLDAIRKDKLSVRRTEKLVQKISADREKKANLDESDFYVNHITDELKKVLGTQVKIIDKDGKGKIEIEYYSKTELERLIEILTRAS, from the coding sequence TTGAAAAAAGCCACATTGGGTAGAGGTCTGAATGCACTCATCCCCACGGAGCGGGAAGCGCACGGTTACACCCTCCTGAACGTGACCGAGGTCAAGCCGAATACGTTCCAGCCGCGAAAGGATTTTGACGAACAAACGATAGAAGAACTGGCAGATTCCATCAGAGAAAATGGAATTCTTCAACCTCTTATCGTGAGGAAATCACAGGGCCACTACGAGATTATAGCCGGAGAGAGAAGGTGGAGGGCTGCGCAGAAGGCAGGTCTGGCTAAAATTCCGGTGATAATCAAGGAAGTATCCAACCGGGAGGCACTGGAACTGGCCTTGGTTGAAAACCTGCAGAGAGAAGATTTAAACCCGATAGAAGAAGCCACCGCCTATGAGCAGCTCATCGAGGATTTCGGGCTGACGCACGAAGAGATATCCAAGAGGATCGGCAAAGAAAGGTCTACCATAACAAACCAGTTGAGATTGCTAAAACTCCCGGATGAGGTCAAGGAAGCCCTGATAAGCGGAGAAATAACCGCCGGACACGCGCGGGCCATTCTGGGATTGCAGTCTAGCGGCAAAACCAGAGACGTCCTCGACGCCATAAGAAAAGACAAGCTCTCGGTGAGAAGGACGGAGAAGCTCGTCCAGAAAATATCTGCCGACAGGGAAAAAAAGGCCAACCTTGATGAATCGGATTTTTATGTTAACCATATCACTGATGAACTGAAAAAAGTGCTTGGCACACAAGTTAAAATAATAGATAAAGACGGAAAAGGAAAAATCGAAATCGAGTATTACTCAAAAACGGAGCTGGAAAGGCTTATTGAAATTTTAACTCGGGCCTCTTAA